The DNA segment TCTTTCGTCTCACGCAAGCTATTATTAACGTGAACAAATTAAACATCTTACGTGAACTCGATGAATCCTACGGACTTCAATCCCAGCTGTGAATGTTTCAGAAATTAACGAGATATTTTatgttcattttttttaatatacatAATCTCTTAATtcttattatataataataatagaggATCTTAATAAAACGTTTGTGAATTTTTTTCCCTAAAAAATGAATTTAACCGTGTTGTTAACCTTCTGGTACGGAAAAAATAGTTTGTAAGATCCACATGgtgattctatatcatatcaacAGAAAAATCTCGGTGTAATTTTTGTACGAGATGTTCGAGAGAGATTATCTATTTCACTTGAAAAATCTTGTACAAATATGTCAGGGTGTAACATAGAATTATTTAGATCCTCACATATCGGATATGAGGTTTAAAATAGTGACTAATATGTGAAATATTATACAGGATAGCATTTGATATATTTCAgcattattaattttaattttcaaatgaCACAATTTTGTTGATCTTCGAGTTTGACTTcgtgaatttaattatttggcaCTAAACTACCTTATCTATCctctatataaatatttttttttcttcacgaGCTTATCCTATCCTATCCTGCAACACACTCGGATCGGAGTTGGCAAAAAAGTGTTTTTGGGTCGTGTTAGCTTCCATTCGAACTTCAAACATGTGATTCCATTCAAACTAGGCCACTAGCCCCATCAATATGTTATTCAGTTTACcaaatatacatacatatatttacatacatatatatatatatatagtattgtTATGCTGCCCACCAACCATGCCCAACtccgtgcccaccatgtacaagtcaactcgcCAATTGTACTGGTCAACTcacctattgtacatggtgggcacagaGTTGGGCATggttggtatatatatatatatatatatatatatatatatatatattatgtttaaTTACTACGGTTCACTTTTCTCAATGAAAACATGTTATACATTGCTCTcagataaaaattcataaaaaatggAGATTAGTATGATTCAATTATTGTAACTACTAATCCTTACATGTATGCTAACTCAGGTATTGATAAATTTTCAACTTCAAATGTATCATTGATTTAGTGTCTTTACAAGTATCATGAAATATTTCCTTTTGACGAACCATGTCTTAAGTTGTGTTTCGTTGTTCAATACAATCCCAATATAACAAATATGATGTGCTACACATTACGACAGATAGAATAGAAGATCAAAGATGAGCATTATTAGAAATATTTCCAGGATTCGATAATTTACAAACAACATTTATCGAATGCATGAAATGTACTATCTTCTTATTCAATTCAGAGTCGATGAGTTTTTCCAGTTCGCCTAGCGTTGATAAATACTAAATTCGAACGagatgttaaaaaaaaaaaaaaaaacctaaacgAGTGTGCGACTACTGTGGTCGCATCCTACTATTTTCGGCAGCTCGCACTTGCCCAAAGTATGGATGAGCCTGCAACAGAGACGGAAATGTCTAAGAACCATGATACTAGCAAGTTCTAAAATTATTTACAATCAAATATTCTAATCCAAACGAAAccttggtttgatgtattaatctatgtataacttatctcaatcaatttcgccttattttcgtcatattatttatttatttattaattaataattttacatcaattaaatcaaataaattataatctatccatcaaatcaaataatgtattaactattttttattatttatttttaatttacattatattacttatctatagattacttatcctatcactcaaaccaaacggtgtctAAATGATTTCATTGTGGGAGGAGGGCAGATTCCAAGGATTTGATGGCCAAAGCTAGTACATTTTcagaaataaaatatatatatatatatgagttttgttCCGTGTGTGGGGTTCCACGTGCATCTGTGTCCAAAACAACTCCGATTGTCTTGAAATTCTCATAGTAGAATCGTCTCGAAAATGCGAATCTAtcgatatatcatatgataaaAAATTCAACCTAAGATGATCGGAAATTGCATATTTCACCTAATTTCCGGCCATCTTCCCATTTCCAACTaccgagattgaaatttgtatcatatgatatatcgttggattTGCATTTTTTAGACGATCCTACCGTAAAAATTTCAAGACAACCGGAGTTGTTTTGGGCACGggtgcaccctagggtgcgtgggatcaaaactatatatatatatatatatatatatatagtttctttcaagtgtccacctatcatgcccaccaatgatgtgataCTATtctatggtgcccaacactatatgtccacttcatgtccaccatgtacaatagatgagttgaccggtacaatagatgagttgacttgtacatggtgggcatgaagtgggcatatagtgttggacaccataaaagaactctatctatatatatatatatatatatatatatatatatatatatatatatatattatatatatatatatatatatataattttgctatcctgcccactcaccgtgcccacctaatgtgcccaccatgaggtggcactcaactattggatgtgataaattgtgtgtccaatagttgagtgccacctcatggtgggcacattaggtgggcacggtaggtgggcaggatagcaaaactctatatatatatatatatatatatatatatatcccggACTCGGATTAAAGGAGAGTGGATGATTTAGGCGGTATTTAAGATTGCTTCTAAAAAGTGCTTATCCAAAACGCTACCTTAAAACAGACGGTTACCCAATGCAAAAACTCAGATGAAAAAGAAATGGAAAAAGGGAGGGAGAAGACTGCTAGGCCTTACCATTGCTTCTTTGGCCGTAAGCCTGTCCTGATGATCATATCGGAGAAGCTTATCGAGAAAATCAATGGCCTGTCATAATGATATTACAAAAACCCAAAAAAGAGAAGTCAACAATGATATCGAACAGATGAAGTATAATTAGATGAAAACATCACATTCTCAAGAGTTCAAAGGTAGAAGAATAACCTCCGGCGAAACCAGATGCTGATTGTCTGAATTAACAAACCTAGTCCAGGGTTTCCTACTGTGCCTGAGGGAAAGGTAACAGCAGTAAGTTATAACTATAAACCTTGGCCCTCTTGATAAATGGAATTGAATCATTAAGTTTATTTTTGATAATGTAGTTTCCTTCATCAATTCTTGATTTCCaggaatataaatcaaaataaagaaCATCATCCCATTCAATGGGATTTCAGGCTTTAATCAGGTGCACATGCTTTGGAGGAATGGACAAATCATAGTTATGACAATGACAATACCTTCCAACAAGAGCTTCAAGCTGAGAATCCAGTTCAAGACGATATTTATTCAGATATGCGTTTAACTCATCTGTTCCAAGGACCTGTGATGTTTCAGGTCATACAAGggcatttataatttttttaaaaaaaaaaaagaaaaaagcatCATTATATCtgaaacataaataaatcaattcgtATATAGATATTTCAAATGTGGCACAGAAATCAACTAAACTTCTTATCTAGTATTAAAAATGTTGCACATAAAGCTTAATGATGTTTACTGAGTAATGAATGTTGAGATGGATCCAACAATAAACTTGTTAGCATATCCATTTCAATACATCATGATCACTTCACTTGGAACAAGAGAAGAATAAGTGAGAACAGGGCTTTCAGTTAAAACACTCAAATCCTTATAGTCAGAGTTCTAGACATGTCCAAGCAGGTAGTTTGGCAAAGcagtaaaaatttcaaaagttaATTCAATTAGAATGAAAAAGACCCTTGATAAGTAGTAATTAATACAAACCCAAAGCAAAAATTCCATGCTCCTTCCTATTTTTTGTAAAATAGTTTTTCATAACAAAGTCATAGTTCTCTATAACATGTTCATCAAAAAGTCACCAGAATCAATACTTTATATTGATCGAACAAATGAAGGATGACAGTAACCCAACCAAATTATTGgtatatgcatgattttttcGAAGCTATTCCGTGAACAAACAATTAAATGCATCTGCATGGGTAGAAAGAATAAAATGGAAAAAGCAAAAGAATGAAACAAGAAGTCTAGAAAGGATACTTAGAAGAAGATTGATGGTGAGCGGGCAAACAAGTTATTTGACATAAAGCACTGATTCCTCCTCTTCCTAACAAGCTCTTCAAGTATAGAAAGAATCTACTGTGCCTTTTCTGGCATATTGGATatcatataattatataatatataatatatatatataataatataaaagaGCAAGCGGAACCCCTCATTCAGGTAAGAAGCAGATAGCATTATGGTATATAGATGAAAGGACAAAACAATATGGATGCTGTTTTGATGTAAAaagaagtttttaaaaaaatgtcgaAAAATGCAGTATCTCAGTAGCACTATTGGAAAATATAAACCAAAAAACTTTTGGACTTTATAGTCCATTTACAAATGAGTGTTCTTAAATCAGTCCAATATTAATTAAAAGCAAGAAAAAGTGCTATTGTAATTTGTTAATACCCTCGCTATTTTGACAAGCTGATCCCGATTGTCATGACCATAGAAGAATGGCTCCTTCCGAAAAATCTGCGAATTAGAAGTAATGATAATTCAAATGGCAATAAAAACGAATAACATATGTTTTTAACCAGAAGGATGTTTACCATTCCAGCGAACATACATCCAAGGCTCCACATGTCTAGAGAATAATCATAGTCTTGCAAATCCACAAGTAGTTCAGGCCCCTTAAAGTATCTAGatgataataatataataagaaaggtaaaaaaataaaaagcacAGGTCTCAAAGACAAAATAATCGGAACTTTGATCAACTCCATATTGACATCGAGAAGAGACTAGGAGCAATATGAGATAATTATATGCATAAAATTTTCCGAAGTAAAGAAACATTATATCTATCTCCAATATATAAACTAAAGGATAACTTAATCCAGATGCACCAAAACCCTTACCCTCACCCTCGTCCTACATTACAAACAGATTAAGGGAAAGAAGAGCAAAACAAAAACCTTGAAGCCACTCGGACGTTGTATTCTTTGGCAGGGTGATAAAATTCCGCAAGCCCCCAATCAATCAGACGAAGTTTTCGCAATTCATGATCGATCATAACGTTGTGAGGCTTGACATCTCTGTGCATTATCCCCTGAGAATGACAATAATCCAATGCCTGCAATTTTGTATATTGTACAGCCATCAGATCAAAATAGATCTTTAAATCACCTAGAGTAACTGTTTTGGCATATTCAGTTCACTGGTAAACTGTAATCCAGCCCTCAGATGCTAAAAACTCAAATTCCATctattttaaatcatgcattaacAAGAATTCAGAGAAGGAAAAGTTTGTCCTTGTAAACCCACCAACTATAATTCAAACCTGATACTGCAGTTATCAAAACCGGCATCATAAGCATTTAATATTCATGTTAAAGGAAAGGCTAAGCACTAGAAAAAGGAGACAGCAAACATTATAATCTCGTGTAAATTTAATTTACATGAAATCAAAACTAGCAAGACCGTCAGTTTCAAAGATGTGATAAACCCATTATCAAATTGCTCTTCAGCAACGCTAGAGGCTCTAATTAGCTAGAACATATTAACTGAACACTAATACTTATATTTTACTGATAAATGTGTAAATTGACTGTATAACACTGAAGTTCTTTTACATTAACAAGTAAACCTGTACTGAAGCTTTTTTACTTTCGAGTTTATTTAAACTAAATAGAAGCACTCCAGACACCCCAAAATATCATCATTCTAATTTCTAAGTAAGCAGCTGTTAAACAGTTGTCTAGTAACTTAGCAAGAAACTGAAACACAAGCAAAAGATGGTATCGTGCAGGATAAATGAACAAAGTTCAGCTTCTACACGCTTCCTTTATCATCCTGACTTGGGTACTCGCTTGATTTAAATGATCATAAGAAGCTCAAAAAAGTCCACACACGATTGTCATAAACTTTTAGATTATAATTACAGAATGAAAGGAGCATATAAATTGGTTGATTAGAGTTTACCAAGgcttttgttttatattatttctCTCTCGAATCAATAAAGCACATGACAAAAAAGAGAGGCAAAACTTTAATTAATAGAGTTTCAAATTCGTGGCAGGGACTTGAACAATCGAAAAGAGATGAGATGAactcaaaatcaagaaaaattaaaatagaaagCTATCAGATCCATAAAGTACAGACCAACAGGAAACTACAAAAGTTCAGGAAGCTACAAGATTTAACACATAACTGTACCTTTAGAAGCTCATATATGTAGTATCGAATATCATAGTCTGTCAATGTCGGGtacaaaactttaaaatcaGTGCTGTTCACATATTCAAAAACCAAACTAGGGGTTTTTGAGTGCTGATCTCTCACTATATCTAGCAGCTTCACAATATTGGGACCTCCACACAGATTTTGAAGAATCTTTATTTCCCTTTTTATCTGCACAAGTTCAACATAATACCATTCACTGTAAAAAATCTTGATGACTTCTGAATCAGAATCGAATAATGAGAAAATCGTGTCATCAAACATAGAGGCTATCTTTATGTGACAAGACGACCAGTGAAATATACATACATAAATTTGTGTGTAGGCACATGTACAatgtattattataatatatattatatttcttcATATGTTTGAATAGGATGCATTGaaaggaaataaaaaaaaattgcaactTAGAAATAGGTACAAAGACCATAGAACACACGTATATTGAGGTTCGCCGGAATTATATCTTAGAAAACACATGTTTTGGCTTTTCCAatccattaaaattcaatttaagtgGTATTATCAAGTATCTTTTTTCTCATTCAGCACAATACAATGATGAACATTACCTTCTTCTTTTTGACTGGTTTGAGAATTTTGATAATGCACCTTTCTTTGTTTGTGACATTTATACCTTCAAAAACTTCGCTGTATTTCCCCCTTCCCACCTTCCGAACAACTTCATAGTCATCTTGATCACTGAACACAAGAAATGAATGTGTTATCATACTAAACCAAGAAAATCAGCAAACAAAGAAAAATATAGCCAAGCAAAAAGTTTGCTCAAAAAGTCGTGGGGCAACAACCGCCAATATAAAATAAAGATGCCTACTTCCCCAGCAGAGACCTAAATATCTCTTTTCCACGTCAAAATATGCAAAGAGTTTCCAAAGATGTCCAAGTAAACCAAAGACAGATTCATAGTAACTAGTGGCTTTTTTTCTTGGCGTTGTAAGGTGATTCAGAGTCCTTTCATGTTTCCATCCTCACATTGTCCTAAATCATAAACGTgaccataaaatattttaacaccAGCAAAAACTTATTTTGCTTACCCTTTCCCTTGAATTTTATCTGATGTAACAACTCCATTCTCACCATTTGGAACATCACTTTTTCAATCTTTTGGTTTCCTTCTTTGGATTGTCCTTATCCATGAACTCATTAGTTTCTAGGACTAGAAAGTGATTCATTAAGAGATCAATCTTTCAACTTCTTTAACTCATTCTGAAGATCGTAAGTAAAGGTAAGAGAGCAGCAAATTGAGCTAGGTTGACAGTGAACATTTCAAAGAGATGGAGAAGGTATTACGAGATTGCGAATACTAAAAATACATTTACTGAatcaacaaataaaaatatacgcTCTGTTAACATACTTTTCAGCAGCAACTAAGCATTCCTGTGAATTAGAAAGCTGACAACGAAAGGCCCGATCTCATCCAAACCAACTGTGATTACAAATAATCAAAGACACTATTTTGGGATTTACTTTATCCAAGTTCATGATATAGAATTCtatcaattaaaagaacaaatTTCCATCCTGATTCCTGAGTAACTATGAGTGGGTGCATTATGCCAAATGACACAAGATACACATAGGAACGACAACTTAGGAATCCAAACAATCTATTTTCAAACCTAAATATTTAACTTAGCATGTTAAACTGGCAAAAATTAACCCAACTTGTCTCACAGATATTTTGGAAAATCATTGGCGACTTTGGTTGGGCCCTTGACTGGAGTTCCCAACAAAATGTTaggcagaaaaattaaaagtgagaattattttttttcaaaattttaaatcgaTAGATCATTTCAcattttaaatcaattaatattCAGTGAAACATAATAGtaacacaataaattttttCTCTCAACTTTTTTCCAACCAAACAGTAGACCATTTCACCATTTTTCTATAATCATTATAATTTCAACATCACTCTACACcacatgaactattgaaaaaTCATGGGTAAAAACAAATTCTAGATTGAAAATTCAAAAACTACAGAATTCTGTTAAAGTCTAAAAACCTTGCAAGCTGAATGGAATAAAAAACCCAACCAAACTGCACCGTATATTTTTCAGGCACAAGCATCATCAGGACATGGTTAGTATAGAAGGCACTAGGCCAAAGACAAATTTCTGGGAGAAGGCGAgattttcaaaaaacaaaaagttTAACGAGAGGTGTAATTAATGATAAAGGCTTCATCCAGAGCATAGGAAGCCGCGCGCTTCATGAATTTATATTGGATTCATCGAGTAAACCAATCCACCGGAAATTTGGAACCAATTAACAGCAAAACCTAATTTGTTGTCCGCAGATGATAAAACCGATTGTCCCCCAAAACACTAAAACAGATCATCTGAATAACCAATTATATAAGACTTCCTCGAtaacatatcattatctcaaTTCAATTAGGTTTCTGTAAACGAACAAACCGATCCCATTGTTCCATGAAATTATTCCTACCTCAATCAAAGAGGAAAAATTCTATGAGCACAAGGTCGAATACAATAAACTGTTCACGCACACAACACATCGAATCTATCAAGGAATCAAGAATTCCCAAGCTCTTCaacatgcaaaaataaaaaaaaaaatcacataaacAAATCGGAAAAAGGTGGGTAAAACGCAGGCACGGCATTTGCAGGATAATTCATACCCCCATTGAACGGTGAGCGACTCATAATCCCAATAATCTCGCGGGCGATGAAGGTTTATGTCAGCGTAAACGCGAGCTTGCGACATCGCAAGCTTCGGCAAAAGAGTTTCACAGGATTTGGACTCCGAGATTCAGACTCCGATCCCGATTACACCTGAATTTATGAGCCATTGCATCGTGGCTTCTTGTTTTGTTTCGTGTGTTTCATTCGTGTAATGTAATAAATTCCCCAAATAATATTACAAACTGGACGGGCCTGATGAGATCATTAGGAAATTGGGCCGAGGGCATTGAAGAAATAGTTCGATATGTGTTTTTTGGCCCAATTATAGTTTATTATTATCTCTTTGATCTTCGCATTGCCTTTTATTGGGGAAAAAAGAATCTAACTCGTAGTACAAATGTACAATCCCCCGTAAATAAAATGAACAAGTGTACAAAAAAAATGTAGAtttgaaattattgattttaagtgAAAATCGAAGGATCCAAAATTATTTGAGATCtttataaacaaaaataaaaatagcacATTTGAGGTCctttttaattcaatcgatAAAACATTGATAGCTACTTCTTTCTAAATTAGAATCCGTAGTTCTAGAGGTTGTAGACATTGATACACAACTAAATTCGAGTAggtgatattttttattattttcgatgtatttaaaattaattttattttatattattaatgatgtatttaaaattcattttattttatattattaatgtGTAATAAGTAATGATCTAggggtttttttaattttttttttaaaaaagtaacgTCTATGCTAGTTAATGACCTGACTTtaatgttaaaaattttatgttatatttatatatatttgaattaattttaaattgttatttatttttataattacaaATAAGTGTATGTAGAGCCATTAAAATATGTGTCAGAAAAACTCGTTTGCCATGAAAAATAGACCTGTTGGATTGTAGAGTTCAATCTAGGATATGAATATTACTcaaatgatagatctaatgtttCATGATTTTTCAAgtcaacaatatatcattaattacgcATATGTGTAAAATTAAGAATCATTGGATGCATGTGTTTACTTTGTATGATAAGTATAggattatattaataatcataTGCAATCACGTGTTTACTTACTTTTTGAGGGCTCATATTAACTCATAAGTTCATCCATATTTATCTACTTTAAACTTTAAACCTTGATTATTTATCACAAATAAATAGTGTGATAAATAATCATTTTTAACTAATTAtgttttttattgaaaaaaattacactaatatttttaatttacttcccaaaaaaataatatatgaaaaccccatttaaaaaaattatataacatgGATATAAATTTCAGATACTTTAAGATATATTAATACatttcatttgattttaatatgcGAAAGAACGatccatttaaaaattataaaacatgaataaaaaaattataataatttaatatatgattaatacatttaatttgattttatccttattcatgggaaaaaaaatttaaatcaatttattaatttttgttttaaaaaataaataatatttatactcaataattttggtcgattaaaataatttacatgtagattaataataatttacattattcaataaaaatcacaatctcaattttagaaataaaaattgaaaataagattatatattatacaCAAATAGTAAAATTTTAACTCGTCACTTAATCATAATATCGATCATAAAATTGATTCATCAAAGTAAACATGTGATTGTTTATGCATCATTATTCAACATCCTATAAAATTAGTTAATAGTCTTAGTATTATTTATCTACGTATAATTAATCTCACTAAAAAAACACAGTCTTAAGATATCGTTTGGTATGAGTGATGatataaataatacatagataattaatataatgtaataaataagaaataagaaatgatgttaatttagtatttaatttgattgatatattatactttatttgatttgattgattaaattttatataaaaacgtTAAATGATCATTTTGTCCTTTTTTACACATAGACGATTAGacgtaattaataatatattgttgacgtgacaaATCATGAGACATTAGATATATCATTTGGGTAATACTCATATATGTTGAACTCTACCATCCAACACGTCTATCTTTCATGAAAAACGAGTTTTTCTGACACATATTTTAACGGCTCTACATAcacttatttttaataataaaaataaataacaatttacaattaatttaaatatatataaatataaaataaaatttttaacattaAAGTCAGACCATTAGCTAGGATAGAcgttactttaaaaaaaaataaaaataaacattgaAGTCTCGCCTATGCTATTGGCGTGacttcaaaattttgtttttaaaataaaatcaaagtcACGTCTCTTCAAGGGGCGTGAATTCGGTTGTTTCACGCCGAAGAAATAGGCGTGATACATTAGTTTCGAAAACTTTTTCAATTTACTGTAAtttgataatttaaaataatatttacaataaaCAGTTAAAAAAACCTCTACGATATGATGAATCATTTCATTATGATAATAAACTATAATCGAAATATATAGGCTGTGTTTACTTACtgagattaattatatatagataaataatactaagactattaaaataattttataggATGTCGAATAATGATGCATAAACAATCACATGTTTACTTTAatggatcaattttgtgattgATACTATGATTAAATGACGAGTTACAATTTTGTCCTTTGTGTTTAttatataatcttatttttagtttttatttgtaaaattgagattattatttttaatgtaaattattattaatccacatgtaaattattttaattgactaaaattattgagtataaacaaaaattaataaattgagttaaaaaaaaatttcccatgaataaggataaaatctaatgaaatgtattaatcatatattaaattattagaatttttttatttttataatttttaaatgaacCTTTCGTATATTTAAATCAAATGAATTGTattaatatatcttaaaatatttgaaatttatattcatgttatataatttttaaatgagattttcatatattatatttttgggaagtaaattaaGGATATTACTGTAATTTTTTTCTATTAAAAACTTAATGATTATTTATCACACcatttatttgtgataaatcatcaaggtttaaaatttaaattaggtAATTATGGATGAACTTTATGAGTTAATATGGGCCCTCAAAAAACAAGTAAACATGTGATTGCATAGGATTATTAATATAATCCTATACTTATCATAGCAAGTAAACACAACCATAGTAAACATCTCGTTCATTCCTAAGAAACATCTggttcaattatatatatatattacaacaaaacttataatattattaatagaGATTGTTAATTCCAAACTCTATCAGTCAATGTAGAAACTCATCATTATTAGTTTCGTTATCgttattgattttttatttaaaaatttagcaaACAAAATGTATTTCAACCCATTAAAAACTGTTATTATAATGTAGACCAAATAAAGTTTATAGATTTTGGGAGGGAATGGATGAAGATGGTATACGAAAGTTTCACAAATCCAAAACctatttattgagtagtttgtgatttaaaataaaaagtaaatCAAATGATTATTGGTCATCTAATCTAAcaatatgaaaaatatatattctgaCTTTGTAgtctctttttttctttttttaaggTTGGTTTACGCTAaaacaatattatttaaatt comes from the Henckelia pumila isolate YLH828 chromosome 1, ASM3356847v2, whole genome shotgun sequence genome and includes:
- the LOC140870553 gene encoding casein kinase II subunit alpha-2-like, whose translation is MSQARVYADINLHRPRDYWDYESLTVQWGDQDDYEVVRKVGRGKYSEVFEGINVTNKERCIIKILKPVKKKKIKREIKILQNLCGGPNIVKLLDIVRDQHSKTPSLVFEYVNSTDFKVLYPTLTDYDIRYYIYELLKALDYCHSQGIMHRDVKPHNVMIDHELRKLRLIDWGLAEFYHPAKEYNVRVASRYFKGPELLVDLQDYDYSLDMWSLGCMFAGMIFRKEPFFYGHDNRDQLVKIARVLGTDELNAYLNKYRLELDSQLEALVGRHSRKPWTRFVNSDNQHLVSPEAIDFLDKLLRYDHQDRLTAKEAMAHPYFGQVRAAENSRMRPQ